The Stenotrophomonas maltophilia sequence CGGCCGAGGCCAGTTCGATCTTCGCCACGTCGCCCATGCGCACCACGTAGCCGTCGCGCCCCTTGCCCAGCGGGATGGTCGCAAAGTCTTCCGGCTTGACGTAGTTGCGCTCCACGCGCAGGGTGAAATCGCGGTCGGTCGACTCGATGCGGCCGGCCGGCAATTCCACATTCTCGTTGCGCAGTGCGGTTTCCACATCGCCGGTGGTCAGCCCGCGCGCGGCCAGCTGGTCACGGTCCAGCCAGATGCGCATCGCATAGCGCTGGCGGCCGCCGATGCGGACCTGGGCCACGCCATCGAGGCTGGAAAAGCGATCAACCACGTAGCGGTCGGCGTAATCGCTCAGTTCCAGCGTGTCCATGGTCGAGGAGACCATGTTGAACCAGATGATCGGGTCGGCATCGCTCTCGACCTTGGCGATTTCCGGCGGCCGCGCTTCTTCCGGCATGCGGTCGGCGACGCGACTGACCGCATCGCGCACGTCGTTGGCCGCCGCTTCGATATCGCGGTTGGAGGTGAACTCGATGCTGACCTGCGAACGGCCGTTGGTGCTGCGCGCGTTGATGGTATCGATGCCTTCGATGCCGGCCAGCGCATCTTCCAGCACCTGGGTGATGCGGCTTTCGATGACGGCCGCCGAGGCGCCGGTGTAGTCCACCGACACCGACACGATCGGTGGATCGATGGCGGGCAGTTCGCGCAGGGTCAGGCGGGTAAAGGACATCACGCCCAGCACCAGCAGCAGCAGGCTCATCACCACGGCGAACACCGGCCGCTGGATGGAGATGTCGGACAGCTTCATCCGCCGTGGCCCTCGGCCGCGACCGGAGCCGGCGCATCAGCCGGCTTCGCACCGCTGGCCGGTGCCGCATCCTTGGCCGCGACCTTCAGGCCCGGGCGCAGCTTGCCGGTACCATCGACCACGATGCGCTGGCCGGCGTCCAGGCCCTGCTTGATCTCGACCACGCCGGCACGGCGCGCACCGGTCACCACGTCCACGCGCTCGACGCTGTCGTCGTTCTTGATGCGGTACACGAAGGTATCGCGGCCCACCTGCACCACGGCGATTTCCGGCACCACCAGCGCCGGGCGCTCGGGACGGAACAGGCGCACGTCCAGCAGCATGCCCGGGCGCAGTGCGTGGTCGCCGTTGGCGAAGTCGGCACGCACGGTCACCGCACGGGTGGCCGGATCGATACGTGCATCGATGGTGCTGACCACGCCTTCGAAGCTGCGGCCCGGCCACGCCACGCTGGTGGCGCTGACCTTGTCACCGACGCCCAGTGCGGCCAGTTCCACTTCCGGCACCTGGAAATCGATGTGCATGTGCTCGATGTCGTCGAGCGTGGCGATCACCGTGGTCGGCGTCAGCAGCGTGCCCGGGCTGACCTGGCGGATGCCAAGCACGCCGGCGAACGGCGCGCGCACACGACGGTCACCGATGTCCGACTGCATCTGCGTCACCCGCGCCTCGGCGGCATCGCGGATCGACTTCTGCGTATCCAGCGTGGCGCTGGACACCAGCCGCTGCGTGGCCAGTTCGCGCTGCCGCTTGTACAGCTGGTCGGCTTCGTGGAAGGTGGCCTGCGCCTGCACCAGCGCCGCTTCCTGGGCCTGCCCGCGCAGGGTCACGATCGGTGCACCGGCGGCAATGTGCTGGCCGCTTTCGAAATGCACCTTCTCGACGATTTCGCTGACCTTGGCGGTGACGCTGATCGACTCGCGCGCCTTGGCCGTGCCCAGTGCCTGCAGGGTGTCGTTCCACTGCGTGGACTGCACGACCTGCGCGGTGACCGGCACCGCTTCGCCCTGCCGACGGGCGGCGGCCTCCTGTTTGCCCGCGCACCCGGCCAGCACGGCCAGGCTGAGGCCAAGGGCCAGGGTCGAAGCGATACGAGCCAACATGAACGGTCCTGATTGATCCACGGCCGCCGAGTGTAGGCAAGGGCCCGCAAAAGCGGTATGTGCCAAGCGTTTACCGGCGTGGAACCGAAGCCGTGATAGCGCCTTGAACCCGTTCCGTGCAAGGCTGCCCCTGGCAGTGTCGGCGTGTGTCGGGGTGTATCCAGCTACCCATCGCCGGTGCCGCCATCGTAGAGTCGAAGCTGCCCGACGGAGGGCGTTGGGCAGGGGGCGGATCCTGGCGGGGATCCGGCCCCGTTTTTTTGTCCGGCAGCAACGCCGGGCATGGCCCGGCGCTACCGTTCCGCACGTTGGTCAATACCGGTAGTTCACCTTCATCCACAGGCTGCGCCCGGGCTCATTGATGCGCACCGGGTCGGCCGGAAAGCCGAAATCGGCACTGCCGGCCAGGTTCAGGTGCTCGCTGTAGGCGCGGTCGAACAGGTTGTCGACGCCCGCGCTGAGCTGCAGCTGCGAACTGAAACGGTACGCGGCGTTGAGCGCGAACGTGGCGAAACCGGCACTCGGCCCGAGGTCCTGGGCCACCACGTTGCCCTGACCGTCGGCCACGCGGTGCTGGTGAGTGACCGCACGCAGCAGTGCCCCGGCACTCCAGCGCTGGCCTTCCCAGTTCGCACTCAGGCGCGCTTCCAGCGGCGGCATCTGCGGCAGCGGACGCTGCTGGTCGCGGTTCTCGCCCCACGCGTAGGCAAGCGTGCCCCCCAGCTTCCACTGTTCGGCCAGGCTTACTTCCAGCCCCGCCTCGGCACCGGCGATGCGCGCATCGATGTTGCTGGCCTGGCTCATGCCCATCATGCCGCTGCCGTGATAGGTGAACAGGATGTAGTCCTGGATCTGCCCGGCGTAGGCTGAGACCCAGGCCTGCACGCGTGGGCCCTTGTACTGCAGGCCGACGTCGAGCTGGGTGGTGTGCTCGGGCTGGATGCCGGCGAAGGCGTTCGATGCACCGGCCGGACCGTGATCGGGCGAGAACAGCTCCCAGTAATCGGGCATGCGCTGGCTGTGGCCGAGACCGGCATACCAGGTCAGGCCGTCGGCCAGGTCCTGCTCGTAACGCAGGAAACCACTGCCGAGCCACTCCTTGCGACGCTGGCCTGCGGTCGGATTGGGCATGTTCCCCATCATCCCGCGGATCGACTGCCGCTCATCGCGCACGCTGGCGCGATCGATGCGCAGGCCACTGATCCAGCGCTGGTCGGTGCCGGCGCCCAGGGTCAGTTCGGTGAACACGCCATAGCGACGGAAGTTGGCATCGGTCTGCCAGTCGGCCTGCCTGTAGGTGTCACGCCCCATGCCCATGCGTCCACGATGGCGGCTGTCTTCGCCATCCACCCCCGCCACCAGCTGCACGTCCTGCCAGCGCCACTCGGAACTGACCCGGCCGCCCTGGGTACGGCGGTCCACGTTCGACGCCATCGGCATCGGCATCATGCTGTTGGGATTCGGCGTGCGCAGCGTGTAGTTGTCCATCACGTGGTCGGCTTCGTTGTAGTACACGTTGGCCTGCACCGTGTCCCACGCGCCCGGCAGGTTGCGCTTCTCGAATCGTGCCGCGTAACTGGTGCGTTCGAACGCGGCACCGTCCATGCCACGCCCGGCATAGCGCGCGATCGCATCACCGGCCCCGGCGGAGATCTCCAGCAGCGTGTCGGCATCCGGCGTCCAGCCAATGGCCACGTCACCGTTCCACTTGCGCCACTTCGACGGCACCACATCGCCGTGGCCGTCCTTGTAGTCATCGGCTTCGGACCGGTTGCCGCTGGCGCGCACATAGCCGGTCGGGTTGCCCAGGGTCAGGTCCAGCACCTGGTCGTTGCGGTTGCGCGAGCCAACCAGCGCACTGGCATCAGCACGCAGGCCCGGTTCCTCGAAGCGCGGCGTATCGCGCTCGAAACGCACGGTGCCGGCCGAGGCGCCTGCGCCCCAGCGCACGCTCTGCGGGCCCTTGATGATGGTCAACCGATCGAAGCTCTCCGGCGCGATGTAGGACAACGGATTGTCCATGCGCGACGGGCAGGCACCGATCAGGTTGCCATCGTTGCTGAGGATGTTCAGCCGCGAACCGAACATGCCGCGCAGCACCGGGTCGCCGTTGGTGCCGCCATTGCGGATGGCGGAGAAGCCGGGGACGGTCTTCAGGTAATCGGCACCGTCGCTGGCCGGCACCGGCTGCCGCGGCAGGCGCGGATCGGTCACCCAGTGCAGCGGCGAGGACGGTGCGGCGGCGGTGACCACCATCGTGTCGAGGGTGCGCGCCTCGTCGGCGGGCGCAGCGTGGGCCAGTGACGCGGCCACGGCCAGGCCAAGGGCAACCGGCAGGCGCGCACGGGCACCCGCGGGGCGGGAAGTCATTTTCATCGGAACAGCTCCAAAGTACGCACGCGCGCACGGCGCCCGGTCAGGCGTCGTGCGGCAGATTCATGGGGATATCAGCGGACGATGGAGGGGGGCGGTGGCCCACGTGCGGCGTGCGCCGGCCAGCGCAGTGCCGGCAGCACCTGCTGTGACCACGGGAACACCAGGCGCGGCCGCCACAGCAGCGGCAACAGCAGCACCAGCACCGCCAGCCATGGCAGCATGCGCATGGCCAGTACGCAGTATTCGCAGGCTTCGCCATGCATGGCGTGGGGGTCGGCCGGGCGGTCAGGCGCTGCCCGCGTGGCCCCGTGTAGATCGTGCCCGGCCATGGCCATGCCGTGCATGTCATGGCCCATCGCGGCGTGGTCCATGCCCGCCATTGCAGCGTGGTCCATCGGGTGCGCCTGCAGCGCGCGGCTGACCAGTGGCGCAAGCACCATCAGCAGCGTCGCCAGGATGGCTAGCTGGAGCAGAAGGCGTTGCGGGCGGGACAGGCGGGTCACCCCGCTAGTGTAGAGCCGGGTCCAGGGTTGCCCGTGCGACGAACGGTCGCAGGAAGGGGGGGGGTTATCGGCAGGGCTGCGCCCTGCACCCGCTGCGAGCTGGAGCAACAGCAACAGCAACAGCCGAAGCAGAAGCGGGCTTCCTGTGGGTAGGCGGGGTGGGTCCGGTTGCGGGGGGCGCTGCAAGTACGTCCATGTAAGCTCGGTCGCCGCATCCATGCGGCTCACGCCCCCGCAACCGGACCCACCCCGCCTTCGACAGATCTCTGCGATCTGCAGTAGATCCACGCCATGCGTGGATGAATCTCCATCGGAATCGAATATTTCGAATTGGAATCCAGAAGCATCCACGCATGGCGTGGATCTACCGTGTCGACCAAGGTCGACACCTACCAACAGCCATCGGAATCTGTCAGAGGTGGGGCGGTGTCGGAGTGCGGGGTGTCAGCCGCATGGATGCGGCTGCCAAGCCCCCAGGGACGGGTTCACGGCGTCCCCGCACTCCGACACCGCCCCGCCATCCCACGGAATGCAAGCTTTTGCCGTTGACGTTGCCGTTGATTCTGCGGGTGCAGGGCGCAGCCCTGCCCGACCCACCCTCACACCGTGATGGTCTGGGTCAGTGACTCCCAGGTCGGTGGCACCGGCCACGCGGCCGCCTGGTTGCCATCCAGCACCCGCCGCAGGTCACGCGGATCGATCTGCGGTGCCAGTACGTGCACCAGCTCCAGCGCGTAATCGCGCAGCACGCGGTCGCGCGGCAGCACCGCCCAGGCGATGCACTCGCTGATCGGATCCGGAGCAGGCCACGATCTCAGGTCTTCGTCGTTGGAACTGACCGCCATCTCGGCCAGCAGCCCCACGCCCAGACCCGTACGCACGTAGGTCTTGATCAGGTCGGCATCGAGCGCGGTCAGTGCCAGGTCCGGCACCAGCCCATTTGCGGCAAAGGCGCGCTGCAGCGACGAGTTCGGCCGTGTCGAGGATTCATAGCTGATCAACGGTTGGCGGGCCAGCGCGGCCAGGTCCGGCGCACGACCGGCGCGATCCAGTGGATGGCCCTTGGGCACCACCACCAGCCGGCGCCAGCGGAACAGCGGCACCGCGATGCCATCGGTGGGTTCGCCACCGGCGGTACTGATGATCGCGATATCGGCATCGCCCTGGTTCAGGCGGTCCAGTGCGTCGGCTTCACCGGCCCGCTGCAGGTGCACGCTCACCTGCGGGTAGGCCTGCTTGATCGCCGCCACCGCCGGCGGCAGCACGAAGCGCGCCTGGGTGTGGGTGGTGGTCAGGATCAGCTGGCCCTGGCTCTCGCGGCGCTGGTTGGCCGCGTAGGTGCGGATGTTGTTGGCCTCGGCCAGCACCGCGCGGGCGCGGGCGATGACCTCGGTGCCGGCCGGGGTGACCGACTCCAGACTGCGGCCCTTGCGCACGAACAGCAGGAAGCCGAGCTCGTCCTCCAGCTGCTTGAGCTGCTTGGACAGGCCGGGCTGGGTGGCGTGCACGCGCGAGGCGGCCAGCGTGATGTTCAGCTCGGCGTCGGCGATGGCAACCAGGTAGCGCAGCTGGGTCAGCGTCATGGGAGGCGGGCGGCGTGGGGCGGAGGTCCACTCTAGGGTCAATTGCCGTCACCAGCTTATAACCAAAGGTTGTTTAAGAAAGGTATCTGGTCATTTCCGGGCGTCATATGCCGGCGCTACGGTCAGCCGGCAGCCGCTGGCCTGAACAGCCAGCCCTCCCCCTTTCGCCCGCCGGCGTCCGGCGCGGCCCCGTTCCCGGAGCGCTTCCATGGCCCTGTACGACTCCATCCTCGATACCGTCGGCAACACCCCCATCGTCAAGCTGCAGCGCCTGGCGCCGCCGCAGGTCAGCCTCTACGCCAAGGTCGAGTCGTTCAACCCGGGCGGCTCGGTGAAAGACCGCCTGGCGCTGGCGATCATCCTCGACGCCGAAGCGCGCGGCCTGCTCAAGCCGGGCGACACGATCGTGGAGGCCACCTCGGGCAACACCGGCGTGGCGCTGGCGATGGTCGCCGCGGCACGTGGTTACAAGTTCGTGGCGACCATGGTCGAGACCTTCTCGGTGGAGCGTCGCAAGCTGATGCGCGCGTATGGCGCGAAGGTGATCCTGACCCCGGCCGCCGAACGCGGCAGCGGCATGGTGCGCAAGGCGCGCGAACTGGCCGAGCAGCACGGCTGGTTCCTGGCCAGCCAGTTCGCCAATCCGGCCAATCCGGCGTATCACCGCAATACCACCGCCGCCGAGATCCTGCGCGACTTTGCCGGCAAGCGGCTGGACTACTTCGTCAGCGGCTGGGGCACCGGTGGCACGCTCACCGGCGTGGGCGAAGTACTGAAGGTCGCGCGCCCGCAGACCCGCATCATCGCCACCGAGCCGGCCGGCGCCGCACTGCTGAAGGGCGATGACTGGAAGCCGCACAAGATCCAGGGCTGGACCCCGGATTTCGTGCCCGACGTGCTCAACCGCGATGTGGTGGATGAACTGGTGTCGGTTGATGATGACCGCGCCATCGCCACCGCGCGCCGGCTGGCGGCGGAGGAAGGCATCTTCGTCGGCATCTCCGCCGGCGCTACCGTGGCCAGCGCACTGGACGTG is a genomic window containing:
- a CDS encoding TonB-dependent copper receptor — its product is MKMTSRPAGARARLPVALGLAVAASLAHAAPADEARTLDTMVVTAAAPSSPLHWVTDPRLPRQPVPASDGADYLKTVPGFSAIRNGGTNGDPVLRGMFGSRLNILSNDGNLIGACPSRMDNPLSYIAPESFDRLTIIKGPQSVRWGAGASAGTVRFERDTPRFEEPGLRADASALVGSRNRNDQVLDLTLGNPTGYVRASGNRSEADDYKDGHGDVVPSKWRKWNGDVAIGWTPDADTLLEISAGAGDAIARYAGRGMDGAAFERTSYAARFEKRNLPGAWDTVQANVYYNEADHVMDNYTLRTPNPNSMMPMPMASNVDRRTQGGRVSSEWRWQDVQLVAGVDGEDSRHRGRMGMGRDTYRQADWQTDANFRRYGVFTELTLGAGTDQRWISGLRIDRASVRDERQSIRGMMGNMPNPTAGQRRKEWLGSGFLRYEQDLADGLTWYAGLGHSQRMPDYWELFSPDHGPAGASNAFAGIQPEHTTQLDVGLQYKGPRVQAWVSAYAGQIQDYILFTYHGSGMMGMSQASNIDARIAGAEAGLEVSLAEQWKLGGTLAYAWGENRDQQRPLPQMPPLEARLSANWEGQRWSAGALLRAVTHQHRVADGQGNVVAQDLGPSAGFATFALNAAYRFSSQLQLSAGVDNLFDRAYSEHLNLAGSADFGFPADPVRINEPGRSLWMKVNYRY
- a CDS encoding LysR family transcriptional regulator is translated as MTLTQLRYLVAIADAELNITLAASRVHATQPGLSKQLKQLEDELGFLLFVRKGRSLESVTPAGTEVIARARAVLAEANNIRTYAANQRRESQGQLILTTTHTQARFVLPPAVAAIKQAYPQVSVHLQRAGEADALDRLNQGDADIAIISTAGGEPTDGIAVPLFRWRRLVVVPKGHPLDRAGRAPDLAALARQPLISYESSTRPNSSLQRAFAANGLVPDLALTALDADLIKTYVRTGLGVGLLAEMAVSSNDEDLRSWPAPDPISECIAWAVLPRDRVLRDYALELVHVLAPQIDPRDLRRVLDGNQAAAWPVPPTWESLTQTITV
- a CDS encoding DUF2946 domain-containing protein; its protein translation is MTRLSRPQRLLLQLAILATLLMVLAPLVSRALQAHPMDHAAMAGMDHAAMGHDMHGMAMAGHDLHGATRAAPDRPADPHAMHGEACEYCVLAMRMLPWLAVLVLLLPLLWRPRLVFPWSQQVLPALRWPAHAARGPPPPSIVR
- a CDS encoding efflux RND transporter periplasmic adaptor subunit encodes the protein MLARIASTLALGLSLAVLAGCAGKQEAAARRQGEAVPVTAQVVQSTQWNDTLQALGTAKARESISVTAKVSEIVEKVHFESGQHIAAGAPIVTLRGQAQEAALVQAQATFHEADQLYKRQRELATQRLVSSATLDTQKSIRDAAEARVTQMQSDIGDRRVRAPFAGVLGIRQVSPGTLLTPTTVIATLDDIEHMHIDFQVPEVELAALGVGDKVSATSVAWPGRSFEGVVSTIDARIDPATRAVTVRADFANGDHALRPGMLLDVRLFRPERPALVVPEIAVVQVGRDTFVYRIKNDDSVERVDVVTGARRAGVVEIKQGLDAGQRIVVDGTGKLRPGLKVAAKDAAPASGAKPADAPAPVAAEGHGG
- the cysK gene encoding cysteine synthase A, with amino-acid sequence MALYDSILDTVGNTPIVKLQRLAPPQVSLYAKVESFNPGGSVKDRLALAIILDAEARGLLKPGDTIVEATSGNTGVALAMVAAARGYKFVATMVETFSVERRKLMRAYGAKVILTPAAERGSGMVRKARELAEQHGWFLASQFANPANPAYHRNTTAAEILRDFAGKRLDYFVSGWGTGGTLTGVGEVLKVARPQTRIIATEPAGAALLKGDDWKPHKIQGWTPDFVPDVLNRDVVDELVSVDDDRAIATARRLAAEEGIFVGISAGATVASALDVAARAEPGSVILAMLPDTGERYFSTPLFADVNEGSDDEWLAGLP